CTGTGTTTATAATGGCTGCTCCATTCTTTTTCAGCATCGTAAACAACTTCGACTTCGCCTGAAAATATTCTTCCATTGTCCTGTGATAATCCAAGTGGTCATGGGTGAGGTTTGTGAAGACAGCATAATCAAAGGAGATGCCTTCCAGCCGATACTGCTCCAGACCATGAGAGGACACTTCCATAATAATTAGATCGTCCTCACTTTCTGCCAGCAGCTTTTGTATAGTGGGTGCATCCGGTGTGGTTTGATCGGCCGGAAGCGTTTCACCATTTACAATATTGTCGATCGTCCCGAACAAACTGCAAGTATAGCCATTCTGTTCACAAATATGTTTTAGGATATGACTGGTTGTCGTTTTCCCGTTTGTTCCGGTGACTCCAATGACAGTCTTCTTCTCGGCCGGATATCCGTAGAATGCAGCTGCTGCTTGACCAAGGAACTTCCGGCTATTATCCACTTGGATATAAGGAACCGGAAGTCCTTCCAATGGCTTCTCTCCAACAACTAAGACCGCTCCTTTTTCTATCGCGTTGCTGATGAAAGCATGACCATCCGAATTATATCCGGGCACGGCCACAAACACATATCCTTCCTCCATGGCACGGGAATCGGCAGTGACCCCTTTCACCATGCTCCTTTGTTCTTCCATATTTAGTGGCGCCTGTATAGATGTGTATTGAATCAATGTCTGTACTCTCACTGGCTGCTTCTCCTTTTAGCACGAAGTTTATAGTATCCTGCAGCCTCATTTTAACGCGTTCCCTCCACAAAGAAAGGTGGGTTATCAATATGTAATTTGATTTTAATATCTATTGTAAATATTGGATGAAATTTTCTATACAAGCGAATCACTCATCAAGGATAATGCCTTTTAAAGAACGAGCCTCTTGCGTTAGAGAGGCTCGTTTACTCACGACACTATTCATTAAGTTTGTTTATATTCTATCTTGGAAGGTCGAACGTGACCGTTTCCCCTTTGTACATTTTTTCACCATCATCAGCGATGAACGGACCGAATTCCAGTTGGAAAGACCCGTAAGATTCAAAATCGTCTTTTCTGAAAAGAAAGACGTGGTATTTCTCTCCGGATTCTCCCGCTTCAACGGCTTGCGGATCGGATGGTTCAACCATGCCTTGTGAAAGCACGGAAGCCCGGCCGTCATCTACATTCACTTTAGACCCTAAATTCCATATACTCACAGGTTGATCGGATTGATTATCCAACGAGAGCTTGATGGTGAGCGCAACCATGCCCGCGTCACCAAAGTTCGAGAACCTCGCTTCATTACCAGCAGTCGGTTCGATCTCAGCATACTGGACGCCATCCAGTGTCACTTGGACATCCCCAAGCTGCTTGGATTCGTCGATACCCTCTTCTTCAAATATCATCGTCTTATTCGCAAGGTTTCCTGTTGTCAACTCGTCCGGATATAGATTAGATTCCGCTTCTACTTCTTCTTTTTGTTGTTCACCGTATACGAAATCAAATGTTTCGTTTCCTTTGTAAGAATCGCTGAAGCTGCTATTATCCGCAGCTCCCCCTTCGATCACCAACTTCGGTTTAACACTTTGGAGCACATCGAATTGATCGTTGGTCATTGTGAATGTAACCAGACCTGTTACTTCTTCCCCTGCAGCGTATTTAGAGGTTTCCTCTTCCACTTCCGACTTTGGATACTCATCT
This sequence is a window from Bacillus sp. SB49. Protein-coding genes within it:
- a CDS encoding DUF5068 domain-containing protein; the protein is MHKRYLLILMTVLAFFLAACGSSEETGSSDNQDTAAEEKKKDEGEEKEKKEEKEEKATDEEEASPNGGEVMTDNITEQSEGDVEVLYTNEDPGFKNDMDGFIVSVEKYQVLKVTDMNDDMYIEFDDQNDGYVVVAEVKVNNTKDKAMYYPSFLRLQGMNSTDFLTSSRTFVRDEYPKSEVEEETSKYAAGEEVTGLVTFTMTNDQFDVLQSVKPKLVIEGGAADNSSFSDSYKGNETFDFVYGEQQKEEVEAESNLYPDELTTGNLANKTMIFEEEGIDESKQLGDVQVTLDGVQYAEIEPTAGNEARFSNFGDAGMVALTIKLSLDNQSDQPVSIWNLGSKVNVDDGRASVLSQGMVEPSDPQAVEAGESGEKYHVFLFRKDDFESYGSFQLEFGPFIADDGEKMYKGETVTFDLPR